The following nucleotide sequence is from Candidatus Hydrogenedentota bacterium.
CGCCGGTTGTGGATTTCCGGTCTTCGCTCGCGGCCGATCTCGCCCTGGCCCGCCGGTACTGGCAAGCACTGCACGAGCGGGGCGTGCGCACCACGGCGCGTAATTTCTGGTTCCTGTCGACCGCACATACGCACGACGACGTCGAGAAAACACTCGCGGCAGCGCGCGACGCGCTAATCGGCCTCAAGGAATAGAAGAACCTGCAAAGCGGCATATTGCTTGGGCGGGGGTATGGACGGGTGCAGACGGACCTTGTCTGAAGGTTGCGGTCACCGGCGCTCGCCGCGTCAATGGCGTTCCAGAATCAGGTGTTCGATCCGGTATGCGTGGAAGTAGTCGTGCAATGCAAGATGACGAGTCATGATCGCTATGCTGTACGCGGCATACTCGTCGTGTGTCGCGGGCTTGTGCCATTCGGCCTCTGTTAATTGCTCGAGCCGCGCCACCATGGCAGCGCGTTCGGCAAGGTACCGGTCCAGCGTCGGCGCGAGATCCATCTTCAGCAGCGCGTCGGGGTCTTCGTCGCGGCTCGGCTGGTATCCGTGGATATGCGGCGACTCCCGGGCGACGGTCAATTCGAGTCGCTGCATCATGACCGGTTGAACGACGGCCAGATGGCACGCGTGCTCGTGGATAGACCACGCGCCGGGCCGGGGCCGCACCTTCAACCTCGGAGTCGCGGCAGAACGGACCAGGTCCACTACAATCCTGCACGTAGTGCGCAAACTGGCCAGGACATCTTCGGATTTCGGCTCGGTCATAGCAGTTTCTCCGGCCTGTTTCCGGAGGATACACCGCTGGACGGCGGTCGATTCCTGCGCGCGTTGCCGCGACTGTTCCCAGGTGCTATACTCCGTCAAGGGTAAACGCCGTGGGCGCGGTGTTACGAAGTTCGTTGAGGGTTTGCGCATGCCGGTGGATTTGGTCACGGTGGGGCTGGTCTGTGCCGATGTGATGGTCCGGCCCGTAAACGAGGTCCCGGAACGGGGCAGACTCGGCTTGGTGCCGCAGCTCGAGATGCACGTGGGCGGGCTCGCCGGGGTCACGGCGGCCGTCTACTGCCGGCTCGGCGGCTCGGCCGCATTCATCGGCCGTGTCGGGCAGGACAGCTTCGGCGACCACCTCGTCAACAGCCTTGCTGCGTTCGGCGTGGACACGCACGGCGTCCGCCGGGACCCGGAGCGGCGCAGTTCCGCCACCGTGGTGCTCATTTCCAGCGACGGCGAACGCACCTTCCTGCACCACACCGGCGCGACGGCGGCCCTGTCCGAACACGACGTGGATTTCGGTCTCGTGGGCCACGCCAAGGTGCTGCACTGGGGCGGCCCGGGCGTGACCCCCGGCCTGTCGGGCGCGCCGATAGGCCGCGTCTTCCAAAAAGCGCGCGACCTGGGCGTCAAGACGTCCCTGGACACCTGCTACGACGGTAGCGGCGCGTGGCTCTCGCTCATTGAAGCGGCGCTGCCGCATCTCGATATCGCCCTGACAAGCCTCGAGGAAGCCCGCTTGTACACGGGGCAGACCACGCCGGAAGCCATTGCGAAGTTCCTGCACGGTTACGGCGTGAGCACGGTGCTCGTGAAATTGGGGGCCGACGGCGTCTACTTCGCCGACAAACGAACGTCGGGCACGCTTCCCGCGCACAAGGTGCGCGTGGTCGACACCACGGGCGCCGGGGATGCCGCGTGCGCCGGATTCCTGTACGGTTATATTATGGGCTGGGACCTGCCGCGCTGCGCGCGCATGGCAAACGCGGCCGGCGCTTTGACGGTCCAGGTCATGGGCGGCGCGGAGGGCGTACATTCCTTCGACGACGCACTGCGACTCGTGGAGACATGAGAATCATGAGGAACATCCTGCTTGTCCTCTTTGTGTTGCTGACGGCATGGGCGGCCACGGCTGCGGCGGAAGAAGCGCCCCCTGCCGCGCCCGCGCCCGAAGACGGGGCCGAGGCACAGCAACCGGCGGCGGACGAAACGCAGCCCGCGGAACCCGCGCCCGCAGCGGCGCCCGAAACAGCAGCGTCTCAACCGGAGCAAGCTCCCGCCCCCGTGCCGCAGCAAGACGGCGCGGGCAAGACGGTGGCGGCGTTCTGGTTTGTAATACCCGGCAAGTAGCAGTCAGGCGTTTACAGCACGTGGGAGCAAGCATGCGCCATCGTACCGCCCTGAGCATCGGCTTCTGCCTCCTGTGCACGGGAGTCGCAGCGGCGCAACCGCCTTTTCAAGCACACAATGTGCGTGCGCAATTCCGCGACGCCTTGCTTGAGCCCGGCAGTGGAATGCTGTACGTCGCTGTTTTCGATCGCGACGAAATTTGGGCGTACGACCCCGCCACGCTCGAGCGCCTTGCGGCCATCCCCACAGGCGACGGTCCCACGGCGCTGGCCCTGTCGCGCGACGGGCGGACCCTCGCTTGCGTCAATCAGCTCGGCGGCTCCGTTACGTTATTGCGCATTCCTGACCACGCTGCTATCGGCGCCACGCCCTGCGGCAAGGGCCCCACGGGCATCACTGCGGCCGGCGCGAACGCGTTCATCGTGGTCAGTCCCTTCGACGACGGCCTGTTCCGCATCTCGGCAGACGCGCCGGCGCAGGCAGCGCCCCTTGAGGCCGCGCCCGCCGTACCCGTCGCCGTAGCGGCGGGCTCCACGCTCGTCGCCGTCGCGGGACGCGGCGTTCCGGCGCTCTCGTTCTACTCCCTCGAAGGCGCACCCTCGGGCGCGGTCGCACTGCCCGAACCGGCAACGCGCCTGGCCGCGCTGGAAGGCGACACGTTTGTCGCGGCAACGAAGTCTGAATTGTATGTCGTTGACGGCGCCGCGGCCCGCATCCGTGCCAAGACGGAAGGCGCCGCGGACGACATAGCGGTCAGCAGCGGTATGGTCTACAGTCTCGCGGCGGATCGCGTGCGCATACTCGACGCGCAGTTGCGCGAGACCGAAGTGTGGGTCCTCCCCGCGGCCGCGCAAGCTATCGCCGCGGACGGCGGCATTTACGCGGCGCTTGCGCCGCAGCGTAACGAGTGGCAGGTATGGAACGCGGCGGGGCGCGCCGCCACCACTGCCGCGCCTGCCGAACCTGCGCCGCCGGTCCTGGTTGCGGCCGCACCGGAACCGCCGCAACTGCCGGAACCCGCGGCGACGGGGCCGTCAATTGTGGAAGCGGAACCTGTCGAGGCCGCCCCACCGCCGCAAGAACCGGCGGCAACACCGCCCGCGCCAGAGCCGGAACCTGCGCCAGAGCCGGAACCTGCGCCAGAGCCGGAACCTGCGCCAGAGCCGGAACCTGCGCCAGAGCCGGAACCTGCGCCAGAGCCGGAACCTGCGCCAGAGCCGGAACCTGCGCCAGAGCCGGAAACGGTGCCTGCGTCAGAACCGGACGCAGCGGCCGCATCCGCTGAGACGCCCGCGCCAGCAGCCGCAACTGTGCCCGCAACTACGCGTCCGGCGATGAAGCCGCAGACGCAACTGCAGATGGTGGGCGGCGAGATTCGCGCGCCGAAACTGGGCCGCCGCCCTTCCGCAGTTCCGTTGCAGGACTTCTCCGGACCGACCTTGGCGGAAGCGCTGAGTACCGGGGCCGATTTCGGCGCGGCGGAGAGTCTGTTTCAGACACCCGACTGGACCCAGCCTCTGCGTGACCTCGAGGCGGATGAGATGGGCGGCAGTTTCGATGGCGACACGATAGAAGCTACGGGCAACGTTCACCTGCGCCTTGGCGAGACCCTGTTCAACTCCGACACGTACACGTTTACCCAGAGCACGGGCGAGATGCACGCCAAAGGCAACGTGACCATGCAACAGCCGACGGGCAGCTTCACGGCGGATGAGGTTTATTACACTGTGCCGCCCGAAGTCGAGGTGCCGCCGCCGCTCATTTTCGAACTCACAAGCGAGCAGGATCGGGCCAAGCGCCGCCTGTCGCTTGGCCGTCTTTCCGCCACCGGCGTACACATCCTCGAACCAAACCGTGAACTCGTTGCGGACCACGTCGACTACGACGCCGCGACCGAAACCGGCGCGCTGCTGGGCGTGCACGGCCGCAACGGCGATTTCTACTTCGGTGCGGCGAAACTGCGCGTGCTGGGCCCGCACAGTTTCGAGGGCGAAGACGTCTGGCTGACCACGTGCGACACGGAACCGGCCCCGTACAAGATCCGCTTGCAGGAATTGAAGGTTCAGGACGGGATACCCGTGCACGGCAAGCACGCGCGCCTGCAGATCCGCAATCTCAGCACGCCGTTCTACATGCCGTTCTGGCGGCGAAGCGCGGACGCGCGGTATCCCTGGAGCATGGATTTCGACAGCGGCCGCCGCGCCGAGATCGGCTTCTTCGCCAACGTCGGTCAGCGGCTCAACTTCACCCGCGACATCGCCGCCGGACCGCGCCTGTTCGTGACCGAAAAGGAGGGCGTGGGCATCGGTGGCGACATCGAATACGACTTCATGGAAACGCCGTCTTCGCGCCTGTTCCGCACGAAGGGCGAGGTTCACGGGCTCGAAACCACGGAAGACCGCGGTTACGTCCACTGGTACCACCGCTTCGAGCCAAACGAGAGCCTCGTGCTGCGCATGCAGGCTGAGCAATGGCACGATCAGGATTTCTACAAGGACTTCTTCTACGACGAGTTTCGCGACCGGACCACGCCGCGCACGTTCGCGAACGTGACGTACACGCGACCCACCTACATCGCGACCGCCACGACACGGCTGAATACGCACAACTGGGTCACCGAAACCGAACGCCTTCCGGAAGCGACGTTCCACCTCATCGAGCGCCGTATCGCGCCGCGCCTCTATTTCGCGTTTGACACGGTGAGCGGCTACAACGACCGCGAACCCGCCGGCGGCGACGCCGTCCGCACGGTCAACACGGCGCGGCTTACCTACGACCTGGATATCCAGGAAGCCTTCAGCATAACGCCCTTCCTGGAGACGGACCTCTCCTGGTATTCGCGCGAGCGGTTCGACGACGACGCCAGCTTCCGGCTCGGCAACACCATCGGCACGACGCTGCAGACCCGGCTGCACCGCAACTACGCCGGGCGCTGGGGCTTCTCCGGCTTCAAGCACGTCATCGTGCCCTCGATGACCTACTCGTACCGGCCTGAAACCTCCATGAGTTTCGAGGAAACGCCGCGGTTCGACGCCCTCGATATCGCCTTTGGGCGCAGCCGCATCGAGACCAAGCTCGACAACGTCGTGTTCGGGCGCGATGCCGAAACCGGCGAGGTGTGGCAGGTCGGACGTCTCACGTTGTATCAAGGAAACGACTTCTGGAACGAAATCCGCAAATCCGAGGACTATGAACTCGAACTGGACGTGCGGCCCCGGCCCTGGTGGGGCGCGCAACTGGTCGCCGAACGCCACGTGGTCAGCGACGACCTCAGCATTGACAATCCGTTCGCTCCGCAGCAGCTTAACCTCTGGGCATACGAGAAGCTCTTCGGCCAGCCGTACGACCCGGAAGCCATCTATCAGTACGACGCGGCTTTTCGCGACTATAACCGCATTCTGGCCCAGTTCTACTACAATGACACTCTCCTCGATGGCCCCTGGCAGGCGCGCATCGGCTTCGCATACACCGAAACGGGCGACGTGGTGTTCAACCGCGAAATCCTGTATGGCGCGGGCTACAAGTTCAGCGAAAAATGGGGGCTGGGCTTCGAGCACCGGTACGATTTCGAGGACGGCGCGCTGCGCTCGCAGACCTACGAGGTGCGCCGGACTTTCAGTTGCTGGGAAACGGCCCTGCGCGTGCGGGACCGGGAGTCCGGCACCGATATCGACCTCGAATTCAGCATCAGGGCCTTCCCGGGCACACGCGTCAAATTCTGAGGCCTGCCGCCATGCATTCCAGACTGCGCTCCACCATCGCGGAGATTCTCCCGGAAATTACGGCGCTCAGGCATGAATTGCACGGGCATCCGGAGACCCGTTTCGAGGAGCGTTGGACCTCGGACCGCATTGCGCGGTTCCTCGATGAAGCGGGCGTCGCTCACACGCGGGGCTGGGCCGGCGGGACCGGCATCGTCGCGGAGTTCGGACCTGCCGGGGGCAGGTCCGTCGCCTTGCGCGCCGACATCGACGCCCTCGAAATCCAGGAGGAAACCGGTCTGCCGTATGCATCCACGGTCGCCGGGCGCATGCATGCGTGCGGCCACGACGGCCACACGGCCATCCTATGCGGCGCTGCAAAGACCCTCGCGCGGCATCTTGACCTGTTACGCGGCGGCGTGCGGCTGATCTTTCAGCCCGCGGAGGAAATCGCGGGCGGCGGAAAATACATGGTTGAGGAAGGCGCGTTGAACGGAGCCGCCGGCGCCTTCGCGCTTCACGCATGGCCGGGCATCCCGGCCGGGAAGGTCGGCCTGCGCGCGGGCTGCGCCATGGCCAGCGCCGATTTCTTCCGCATCGAGGTGGCCGGCAAGGGCGGGCACGGCGCGGCGCCCGCGTCGTGCGTTGACCCGGTCGTCGCGGCCGCGCACATCGTCCTCGCGCTGCAAAGCATCGTGAGCCGGGAACGCGCCCCATGGGAAGCAGGCGTCGTCACCATTGGCCGCATTGACGGAGGCAGCACGTCGAACATCATCCCGGACCGGGTTCTCATGGAGGGCACGCTGCGCGCGCTCGACGCCGCGCAACGCGCGGCGATGTCGGAGTCCCTGCGCCGTATCGCGGAGCACGCCGCGGCGGCGCTTCGCGCGCGCGCCGAGGTCTTCGTCAGCGAAACGGGATACCCGCCGCTGCATAACGACGCGGCCTCGTGCGCATTTGTCCGCGACACCGTAACCGCGTGCCTCGGACCGGAAGCGGTGCTTGAGGTGGAACACCCGTTCATGACGGCGGAGGACTTCGCCTATTACCTCGAAAAAACGCCGGGCGCGTTTCTCTTCCTGGGCAACGACCCGCCTGGCGTCACGGAGGCGCCGCCACTGCACAGCCCCCGGTTCCGTTTCAACGACAGCGCGCTGGCCACGGGCATCGAAACCATGGCGGAACTAGCGATCCGGTTCCACGAGCCAACCTTGGCGCAGGAGCACCGCTCATGAACGCGCAAACCCTGTTCTTCCGCATCGCGTGCGCGCTCGGCGGCCTGTCCGTCGCGCTTGGGGCGTTCGGGGCCCACGGGCTGAAACATCGCATCTCGGGGGAAATGCTGCAGGTCTTCGAGGTAGGCGTTCGATACCAGTTCTATCACGCCCTGGCCATGCTGGCCGTGGCCGCGGGCGCGGCGCGTCTCTGGGAAGGCCGGCTCGCCGGCGCGGCGTGCCTTGCCTGGACCGCCGGCGTCGTGCTCTTCTCGGGCAGCCTGTATCTGCTCGCGTTAACAGGGATTCGGTGGCTGGGCGCGATTACGCCCTTCGGCGGCGCGGCGTTCATCGCCGGCTGGGCGCTGCTCTGCTTCGCAGGCGCGTCGCTCTCGCGCTGAGAGATCCCAATCAGTATACGCAACGGCGCGCCTCGGCGCCGTACGCTTCCAGGCAGGCCGAATCCGCATCGAAGAAATGGTCCGACGGCGACAGGATGAACCCGCCGCCCTCCCCCGCTTCCGCGAAACAACGCCGCACCTCGGCGCGCGTCCGCTCCGGCGTGCAATCCTTGAAGAAATGGAATTGGTCAAAGCCGCCGATCATGCAGGTCCGGTCTCCTATGCGCCGTTTGGCCTCGTCCAGGCGCGTGTCGCCGCCCATGCCCGGCGGCGTGAAAGTCTCCATCGCGTCCGGCCCCATCGCCGCGATATCTTGGAGGATGGGCATCATGCCGCCGCACGTGTGATAGACCACGCGCAACCCCGCCGCGTGGGCCGCCGCGATCAGTTCCGCATCGTATGGCGCCACGAATTCGCGGAACAGCCCCGGCGAGATTACCGTGCTCGACGCGTCGCCGCCGCCCAGTTCGCAGATGTCGTACGCCGCGCCGCGCATGGAACGGATGTAGTCCAGTTTGCGCGCCTTCAGGATTTGCAGCAGCGCGTGCACCCACTCCGGGTCATGAAAGGTCTCCATGATGAGGCGTTCCACGCCAACGAGGCATGCGGCATCCTGCCAGCAGCCCGGCTGGCCAAACAGGTCGAAGCAGAGCAGCCCCCCGCGCACCAGCCCGCGCTCGCCGAAAGCCGCTGCATCGCGGTTAACCGCCTCCACATCGCACACCGGGTGCGTCATGTGCTCCGCGAGGATATCGATGTCACTCTTCTCTTTTACGACAGGCTCGAGCAGCCACGTGGTGTGCTCATTGTGCTGGACCACCGCGGTAAGCGTGCCGCCGGGCGTTTCGATGCAATAACGAAACGCATCGGAATCCGTTCCCGGCACGGGCTCGCGCGAGATGTGCCATGCGTCCGAAACGACATGACCGCCCAGTTCCGGGAAGCGGTATTCGCCGCGCGCGCAATTCGGGGCCGGGTTCCCTGTCCACAGAATCGGGTCAAGGCCGAAACGCTCGAAAAAAACCTGTGCATCGACGCCGCCTAGATAGTGGTCTAAGTAATACGGCATTACGTGATGCGTGGTCACGGGAAGCCGGTCCGGCGTGCGCCGCTCGAGCGCGGCCACCATCCGCTCTCTGGAAGTCATCGCGCGGCGCCCTCGGGCGCGTCGTGCGGCCCGCGCCATAGTCCGTTCGTTTCGTCCCACATCCAACCAGGCGCATCGATGCCCGCGTTCAGATGAGGAATCCCGCGCCCGAGCATCGCCGACGTCTCGTCCCAGGAATGAATACCGCTCACGGCATCGAGTACCTGCACGTTCTGCCAGCCGCAGCACGTGGCGCGGCGCAGCGACTCCTCAATGCTGCAACCGCGCAGGAATGCCGCGAGCAACCCCGCAATTGCGGAATCGCCGGAACCGGTTGCACTCCCGAATTGCGGCGGCGCGAACGCGGGCGCCCAGAGTTCCCGGTCCGCCCAGTTGGCCGCGTCGCCGGGACGCGCCGCGCCCATCCGCGCGAATCCGTCCCGAGGCCCCGTGCGCAGATAAAAGCCGCGATGTCCCGACTTCAGCGATACCATCTTCGCGCCGAGCGCCAGCGCTTCCGCGGCAAGCTGCGAGTACAGCGCGGGCGGGACCACGTCGATGAGGTCCGCGTCCGGATGCTCCCGTTTCATGCGCAGGAACCGGTCCGGTTCCAGCATGTAGAGCGTTTCTTCGATGGATGGCAGGAACATGTCGACCCAGGGAAGCACGCGCTCGAGAATCCGCCGCCATGGCGCCCGCCCCGACACCGAATCCGCGTCGGGCAGCGACATGTCGCACGACGTCGTCGCTCCCGACTCTTTCGCTATCCGGAACACGCGCTCCAGGCCGGCGCCCGCGTCCGCGTACATGCCCTGCATCAACGGCGGGTAGCCAAAATGAAAATGCCTGCAACGGGCGATGAGTTCCGGGTCCAGGTCTTCCGGACCGAACGTATCGTTGGTGCCCGGGTTGTGCAGGAAGATGCGATCAATGTCCGGGGGCGCAATGACGACCGTGTAGGAACTGGCCGCGCCGGACACAACGTGCACGCCCTCCGCGTGGCCGCTCGCGCGCAGCAGGCCGACCGTGATCCGGCCCAGCGCGTCATCGCCAACACGCGCGCAGAAGCAGACCTTCGCACCGAGGGTCTTCAGATTGATACCTGTGTTCGACACAGGCCCGCCCGTGCTGATNNNNNNNNNNNNNNNNNNNNNNNNNNNNNNNNNNNNNNNNNNNNNNNNNNNNNNNNNNNNNNNNNNNNNNNNNNNNNNNNNNNNNNNNNNNNNNNNNNNNTTCTTCCTCCTCGCCCTGGGCAACGTGAGCGGCGTTCTTCGCACGCGCTTCATGCACGCTTCTTGAATTGCCTTTGGAGTTGTGGCATGATTCGGTCCCAACCAGACGCTTTTCCGGTATAAGGAGAGCGTTTTGACTAACTAACGTTAAGTAGGTAACGCAAGCGGACACCTTCCGCAGAAATATTCCGCCAATACACCATCGCCTGGGGACTACACATGGGCCATAACATTCTCAAGAAAGGGTTGAATATCCCCATCAGCGGCAAACCGGCCGCCAAAGTGGAGCCCGCGCCCGCGGTCAGCCGCGTCGCCCTAATGGCGGATGATTATGTCGGCATGAAGCCGACCATGCTGGTTCAGGCGGGCAGCGCGGTTAGACGCGGCCAGCCTTTGTTCGAAGACAAGAAGCGGCCGGGCGTATTGTTCACGGCGCCTGGCGCCGGGCAGGTACTCGCCGTCAACCGCGGCGAGCGGCGGGCCCTGCAATCGGTGGTGATCGAGCTCTCCGAGTCCGAACGGCGCAACCAGCCAACGGACGCCGATTTTCACCCGTTTGAGTCCTATACGGGCAAGGATCCGGCCCTGCTCGACCGCGCCCAGGTCAAGGCACTGCTGATTGAGTCCGGCCTTTGGGCGGCGCTCCGCACCCGGCCTTTCAGCCGCACGCCCGCGGTCGATTCGGTGCCTCATTCGGTCTTTATCACGGCGATGGACACCAACCCGCTCGCTCCGAACGTCGATTTCGCGGCCGAGGGGCGCGAAGAGGACCTGCGCGTCGGTTCCCTGGTCGTTGCAAAGCTGACCGAAGGCCGGGTGTTCTATTGCACGACCCAGCAATCGAAGGTCCGCCCCCCCGCGAATCTTGGCGTGGACATCGAGACTTTCGAGGGGTCCCATCCTGCGGGCAATGCCGGCACGCATATTCATCTGCTCGACCCCGTAAATCGCCATAAGACAGTGTGGTTCGTGGGCTTACAGGACGTGCTCGCAATGGGCGCCCTGTTCCGGACGGGCCGCTTGTCGGCGGAACGGCTCATCTCGTTGGCAGGTCCAGGCGTGAAGTCACCGCGCCATTTCAAGACGCGCGCAGGCGCATGGCTCGACGAAATCGTGCGCGGTGAACTCCTGGGGGGTGAACAGCGGGTCATTTCCGGGTCGGTCTTGTCAGGACGCGCCGCCATGGGCGAAATACACGGGTATCTGGGTCGTTTTCACCAGCAGGTCAGCGTCATTCGCGAGGAGCACGACCGCAAATTCCTGGGCTGGCTTGCCCCCGGCACGGATATCTTCTCCGTCTTGAATGTGTATGCATCGAGACTGTTCAGAGGGCGCGAGTTCGCGTTTACCAGTTCCGCGCACGGCGCGCCACGCGCCATGGTGCCCGTCGGGCTGTACGAGCGCGTCACTCCGCTCGACCTGGTAATGACCTATCTCCTGCGCGCCTTAATCATGAACGATATCGAGCGCGCGGAAATGCTGGGCTGTCTCGAGCTGGATGAAGAAGACGTCGCCCTGTCGACGTTCGTGTGCCCCTGCAAGTTCGACTACGGCCCGATTCTCCGTCGAAACCTCGAAATCATCGAGCGTGAGGGATAGTCTGGGCAGATTTCAGGTGTTATCGAACCATGGGAGGCGGTAAACGCGACGGCTTATGAGTGTCTTACGCAAA
It contains:
- a CDS encoding aspartate aminotransferase family protein; its protein translation is PVVDFRSSLAADLALARRYWQALHERGVRTTARNFWFLSTAHTHDDVEKTLAAARDALIGLKE
- a CDS encoding DinB family protein, whose product is MTEPKSEDVLASLRTTCRIVVDLVRSAATPRLKVRPRPGAWSIHEHACHLAVVQPVMMQRLELTVARESPHIHGYQPSRDEDPDALLKMDLAPTLDRYLAERAAMVARLEQLTEAEWHKPATHDEYAAYSIAIMTRHLALHDYFHAYRIEHLILERH
- a CDS encoding sugar kinase gives rise to the protein MPVDLVTVGLVCADVMVRPVNEVPERGRLGLVPQLEMHVGGLAGVTAAVYCRLGGSAAFIGRVGQDSFGDHLVNSLAAFGVDTHGVRRDPERRSSATVVLISSDGERTFLHHTGATAALSEHDVDFGLVGHAKVLHWGGPGVTPGLSGAPIGRVFQKARDLGVKTSLDTCYDGSGAWLSLIEAALPHLDIALTSLEEARLYTGQTTPEAIAKFLHGYGVSTVLVKLGADGVYFADKRTSGTLPAHKVRVVDTTGAGDAACAGFLYGYIMGWDLPRCARMANAAGALTVQVMGGAEGVHSFDDALRLVET
- the lptD gene encoding LPS assembly protein LptD, yielding MRHRTALSIGFCLLCTGVAAAQPPFQAHNVRAQFRDALLEPGSGMLYVAVFDRDEIWAYDPATLERLAAIPTGDGPTALALSRDGRTLACVNQLGGSVTLLRIPDHAAIGATPCGKGPTGITAAGANAFIVVSPFDDGLFRISADAPAQAAPLEAAPAVPVAVAAGSTLVAVAGRGVPALSFYSLEGAPSGAVALPEPATRLAALEGDTFVAATKSELYVVDGAAARIRAKTEGAADDIAVSSGMVYSLAADRVRILDAQLRETEVWVLPAAAQAIAADGGIYAALAPQRNEWQVWNAAGRAATTAAPAEPAPPVLVAAAPEPPQLPEPAATGPSIVEAEPVEAAPPPQEPAATPPAPEPEPAPEPEPAPEPEPAPEPEPAPEPEPAPEPEPAPEPEPAPEPETVPASEPDAAAASAETPAPAAATVPATTRPAMKPQTQLQMVGGEIRAPKLGRRPSAVPLQDFSGPTLAEALSTGADFGAAESLFQTPDWTQPLRDLEADEMGGSFDGDTIEATGNVHLRLGETLFNSDTYTFTQSTGEMHAKGNVTMQQPTGSFTADEVYYTVPPEVEVPPPLIFELTSEQDRAKRRLSLGRLSATGVHILEPNRELVADHVDYDAATETGALLGVHGRNGDFYFGAAKLRVLGPHSFEGEDVWLTTCDTEPAPYKIRLQELKVQDGIPVHGKHARLQIRNLSTPFYMPFWRRSADARYPWSMDFDSGRRAEIGFFANVGQRLNFTRDIAAGPRLFVTEKEGVGIGGDIEYDFMETPSSRLFRTKGEVHGLETTEDRGYVHWYHRFEPNESLVLRMQAEQWHDQDFYKDFFYDEFRDRTTPRTFANVTYTRPTYIATATTRLNTHNWVTETERLPEATFHLIERRIAPRLYFAFDTVSGYNDREPAGGDAVRTVNTARLTYDLDIQEAFSITPFLETDLSWYSRERFDDDASFRLGNTIGTTLQTRLHRNYAGRWGFSGFKHVIVPSMTYSYRPETSMSFEETPRFDALDIAFGRSRIETKLDNVVFGRDAETGEVWQVGRLTLYQGNDFWNEIRKSEDYELELDVRPRPWWGAQLVAERHVVSDDLSIDNPFAPQQLNLWAYEKLFGQPYDPEAIYQYDAAFRDYNRILAQFYYNDTLLDGPWQARIGFAYTETGDVVFNREILYGAGYKFSEKWGLGFEHRYDFEDGALRSQTYEVRRTFSCWETALRVRDRESGTDIDLEFSIRAFPGTRVKF
- a CDS encoding amidohydrolase, translating into MHSRLRSTIAEILPEITALRHELHGHPETRFEERWTSDRIARFLDEAGVAHTRGWAGGTGIVAEFGPAGGRSVALRADIDALEIQEETGLPYASTVAGRMHACGHDGHTAILCGAAKTLARHLDLLRGGVRLIFQPAEEIAGGGKYMVEEGALNGAAGAFALHAWPGIPAGKVGLRAGCAMASADFFRIEVAGKGGHGAAPASCVDPVVAAAHIVLALQSIVSRERAPWEAGVVTIGRIDGGSTSNIIPDRVLMEGTLRALDAAQRAAMSESLRRIAEHAAAALRARAEVFVSETGYPPLHNDAASCAFVRDTVTACLGPEAVLEVEHPFMTAEDFAYYLEKTPGAFLFLGNDPPGVTEAPPLHSPRFRFNDSALATGIETMAELAIRFHEPTLAQEHRS
- a CDS encoding DUF423 domain-containing protein, whose amino-acid sequence is MNAQTLFFRIACALGGLSVALGAFGAHGLKHRISGEMLQVFEVGVRYQFYHALAMLAVAAGAARLWEGRLAGAACLAWTAGVVLFSGSLYLLALTGIRWLGAITPFGGAAFIAGWALLCFAGASLSR
- a CDS encoding carbohydrate kinase family protein, translated to ISTGGPVSNTGINLKTLGAKVCFCARVGDDALGRITVGLLRASGHAEGVHVVSGAASSYTVVIAPPDIDRIFLHNPGTNDTFGPEDLDPELIARCRHFHFGYPPLMQGMYADAGAGLERVFRIAKESGATTSCDMSLPDADSVSGRAPWRRILERVLPWVDMFLPSIEETLYMLEPDRFLRMKREHPDADLIDVVPPALYSQLAAEALALGAKMVSLKSGHRGFYLRTGPRDGFARMGAARPGDAANWADRELWAPAFAPPQFGSATGSGDSAIAGLLAAFLRGCSIEESLRRATCCGWQNVQVLDAVSGIHSWDETSAMLGRGIPHLNAGIDAPGWMWDETNGLWRGPHDAPEGAAR
- a CDS encoding Na(+)-translocating NADH-quinone reductase subunit A; the protein is MGHNILKKGLNIPISGKPAAKVEPAPAVSRVALMADDYVGMKPTMLVQAGSAVRRGQPLFEDKKRPGVLFTAPGAGQVLAVNRGERRALQSVVIELSESERRNQPTDADFHPFESYTGKDPALLDRAQVKALLIESGLWAALRTRPFSRTPAVDSVPHSVFITAMDTNPLAPNVDFAAEGREEDLRVGSLVVAKLTEGRVFYCTTQQSKVRPPANLGVDIETFEGSHPAGNAGTHIHLLDPVNRHKTVWFVGLQDVLAMGALFRTGRLSAERLISLAGPGVKSPRHFKTRAGAWLDEIVRGELLGGEQRVISGSVLSGRAAMGEIHGYLGRFHQQVSVIREEHDRKFLGWLAPGTDIFSVLNVYASRLFRGREFAFTSSAHGAPRAMVPVGLYERVTPLDLVMTYLLRALIMNDIERAEMLGCLELDEEDVALSTFVCPCKFDYGPILRRNLEIIEREG